The Drosophila bipectinata strain 14024-0381.07 chromosome 2L, DbipHiC1v2, whole genome shotgun sequence genome has a segment encoding these proteins:
- the LOC108125570 gene encoding uncharacterized protein isoform X1: MFRNLCMLRNKLALQHRLVSRLTSRSYVSRGHWYRCATGRSTGVDGVTYTDINVNDLAEGDMEFTRNFLNAVSMDRGHSQEGVEPEPEVKDETPSVSEPMSIDTETPLAPGVPSSVLGIDGNPIVPIEIDGWNQDDDEDPIVQKNNRDIDIGNDEEYKAQQALRVPEVRQAQTEYKGIKVRLPETANQDVGTYRFRRDPEDKKVLGDDTRLVKFDKE, translated from the exons ATGTTTCGCAACCTGTGTATGCTGAGGAACAAGCTGGCGCTCCAGCACCGCCTGGTGTCGCGATTGACATCTCGCTCGTATGTCTCCAGGGGTCACTGGTACCGTTGCGCTACCGGCCGCTCTACGGGCGTAGACGGTGTGACCTACACTGACATTAATGTCAATGATCTAGCCGAGGGTGACATGGAGTTTACACGTAATTTCCTTAACGCGGTGTCAATGGATCGTGGCCATTCTCAAGAAGGGGTAGAACCTGAG CCCGAGGTAAAGGATGAAACTCCATCGGTCTCGGAGCCAATGTCGATCGATACTGAGACACCGCTTGCACCTGGTGTTCCCAGTTCCGTTTTAGGCATAGACGGCAATCCTATAGTGCCGATCGAAATCGATGGATGGAATCAAGACGACGATGAGGATCCGATTGTCCAGAAGAATAACCGCGATATAGACATCGGCAACGACGAAGAGTACAAGGCCCAGCAGGCTCTGCGTGTTCCGGAGGTTCGTCAGGCCCAAACGGAGTACAAGGGCATTAAAGTGAGGCTGCCGGAAACTGCCAACCAGGATGTGGGCACCTATCGCTTTCGTCGCGACCCAGAGGATAAGAAAGTCCTGGGCGATGACACACGTCTAGTCAAATTCGATAAGGAATAG
- the LOC108125578 gene encoding C-type lectin 37Db-like, translating to MNILSLLFCIIFFGKNYESLAKTPENTVQQCYGFCDLMLNHNNTYEEEWNATETRIKTLQDQIAEIEKELEKSKPNTNRFSKIGTRYFQIVDYHYTNWFSASESCRELGGQLAVIQNEEELNAINAQLDENSAYWLDINDLAYEGQYVSWTSGKRPSYLKWFYDRPGTNSDIEDCVLLSKKAMWDQICTRNAYYICQSDVVEW from the coding sequence ATGAACATATTAAGTTTACTATTTTGTATCATTTTCTTTGGGAAAAATTACGAGTCACTGGCTAAAACCCCTGAGAATACTGTACAGCAATGTTATGGCTTCTGTGATCTTATGTTGAATCACAATAACACCTATGAAGAAGAGTGGAATGCGACCGAGACCAGGATTAAGACCTTGCAGGATCAAATAgctgaaattgaaaaagaacTGGAAAAGTCCAAGCCGAATACTAATCGTTTTTCAAAAATCGGCACAAGGtacttccagatcgtagattATCATTACACCAATTGGTTCAGTGCATCTGAATCCTGTCGAGAATTGGGAGGACAACTGGCGGTCATCCAAAATGAGGAAGAACTGAACGCCATTAACGCCCAGCTCGATGAAAATAGTGCCTACTGGCTGGACATCAACGACTTGGCTTACGAAGGTCAATACGTGTCTTGGACATCCGGGAAGAGACCTTCTTATCTCAAGTGGTTTTATGACAGACCCGGCACCAATTCTGACATTGAGGATTGTGTGCTACTCTCAAAAAAAGCCATGTGGGATCAGATCTGCACCAGAAACGCTTACTATATATGCCAATCAGATGTTGTAGAGTGGTAG
- the LOC108125570 gene encoding uncharacterized protein isoform X2 produces MFRNLCMLRNKLALQHRLVSRLTSRSYVSRGHWYRCATGRSTGVDGVTYTDINVNDLAEGDMEFTRNFLNAVSMDRGHSQEGVEPEVKDETPSVSEPMSIDTETPLAPGVPSSVLGIDGNPIVPIEIDGWNQDDDEDPIVQKNNRDIDIGNDEEYKAQQALRVPEVRQAQTEYKGIKVRLPETANQDVGTYRFRRDPEDKKVLGDDTRLVKFDKE; encoded by the exons ATGTTTCGCAACCTGTGTATGCTGAGGAACAAGCTGGCGCTCCAGCACCGCCTGGTGTCGCGATTGACATCTCGCTCGTATGTCTCCAGGGGTCACTGGTACCGTTGCGCTACCGGCCGCTCTACGGGCGTAGACGGTGTGACCTACACTGACATTAATGTCAATGATCTAGCCGAGGGTGACATGGAGTTTACACGTAATTTCCTTAACGCGGTGTCAATGGATCGTGGCCATTCTCAAGAAGGGGTAGAACCTGAG GTAAAGGATGAAACTCCATCGGTCTCGGAGCCAATGTCGATCGATACTGAGACACCGCTTGCACCTGGTGTTCCCAGTTCCGTTTTAGGCATAGACGGCAATCCTATAGTGCCGATCGAAATCGATGGATGGAATCAAGACGACGATGAGGATCCGATTGTCCAGAAGAATAACCGCGATATAGACATCGGCAACGACGAAGAGTACAAGGCCCAGCAGGCTCTGCGTGTTCCGGAGGTTCGTCAGGCCCAAACGGAGTACAAGGGCATTAAAGTGAGGCTGCCGGAAACTGCCAACCAGGATGTGGGCACCTATCGCTTTCGTCGCGACCCAGAGGATAAGAAAGTCCTGGGCGATGACACACGTCTAGTCAAATTCGATAAGGAATAG
- the LOC108125571 gene encoding C-type lectin 37Db-like, protein MDITRLLFFIIFVWQKYESLANTVENPVQECFGFCDQILDPNSTYEQKWNETETRIKTLQDKIIQIENELAKPKPKIDGFIQIGSRYFHIEVDFRVTWYKAIQLCLDKGGQLAVIQNEEELNAISAKLDEGSSYWLDINDLAYEGQFESWASGKKTPYLKWYHGEPNNVNDDEDCVFLKNREMSDIHCYSSLYYICQSDIVDW, encoded by the coding sequence ATGGACATCACAAGGTTActattttttatcattttcgTTTGGCAAAAATACGAATCGCTGGCTAATACTGTAGAAAATCCGGTTCAAGAGTGTTTTGGTTTCTGTGATCAAATTTTGGATCCCAATAGCACCTATGAACAGAAGTGGAATGAGACCGAAACCAGGATAAAGACCTTGCAggataaaataattcaaatcgAAAATGAACTGGCAAAGCCAAAACCGAAAATTGACGGGTTTATTCAAATCGGCTCAAGGTACTTTCACATAGAAGTGGACTTTCGGGTAACTTGGTATAAGGCAATTCAACTCTGTCTGGACAAGGGAGGACAGCTGGCGGTCATCCAAAATGAAGAAGAACTAAACGCCATCAGCGCCAAGCTCGATGAAGGTAGCTCCTACTGGCTGGATATCAATGACCTGGCTTATGAAGGTCAATTCGAGTCTTGGGCATCCGGAAAGAAAACTCCTTATCTCAAGTGGTACCACGGCGAACCCAACAACGTTAATGATGACGAGGATTGTGTGTTTCTCAAGAACCGAGAAATGTCGGATATACACTGTTACTCATCCTTGTACTATATTTGTCAATCTGACATTGTAGATTGGTAG